A stretch of Henckelia pumila isolate YLH828 chromosome 4, ASM3356847v2, whole genome shotgun sequence DNA encodes these proteins:
- the LOC140861120 gene encoding uncharacterized protein: protein MDPQEVKLNLVLILDFGSQYTHLITRRIRALNVFSLCINGTSSLKSITDLNPRVIILSGGPHSVHAPNAPCFPPGFIEYVESNKVHVLGICYGLQLIVQQLGGVVRVGDKQEYGRMEIDVEKVGGLFGNKKEGDRQSVWMSHGDEAVKLPEGFEVVARSKQGAVAGVENVDRRFYGLQYHPEVTHSPEGMETLKYFLFDVCGVTAGWKMEDVLDEELKIIKDTVGVEDHVICALSGGVDSTVAATLVHMAIGDRLHCVFVDNGLLRWKERERVMETFQRDLHLPITCIDATEQFLSKLKGVTEPEKKRKIIGSEFINTFDSFAHDLEQKLGKKPAYLVQGTLYPDVIESCPPPGSGRTHSHTIKSHHNVGGLPKDMKLKLIEPLKLLFKDEVRKLGKIMGVPEAFLKRHPFPGPGLAVRVPGDVTLENRLDILRKADDIFIQAIRDAGIYDSIWQAFAVFMPVLTVGVQGDQRTHSYAITLRAVTSQDGMTADWYYFDHKFLAELSTRICNEVPGVNRVLLDITSKPPSTIEWE, encoded by the exons ATGGATCCTCAAGAAGTCAAATTGAACCTCGTACTGATTCTGGACTTCGGCTCGCAGTACACCCACCTCATCACCCGGAGGATTCGGGCTCTGAATGTCTTCTCCCTCTGTATCAATGGCACTTCCTCCTTGAAATCCATCACAGACCTGAACCCACGAGTGATCATTCTATCAGGTGGCCCCCACAGCGTCCACGCTCCCAACGCGCCTTGTTTCCCGCCCGGGTTCATTGAGTATGTGGAGTCTAACAAGGTTCATGTTTTGGGTATATGCTATGGGCTGCAGTTGATTGTGCAGCAATTGGGGGGTGTGGTCAGGGTTGGGGATAAGCAGGAGTATGGAAGGATGGAGATTGACGTAGAGAAGGTGGGTGGGTTGTTTGGGAATAAAAAGGAAGGGGATAGGCAGAGTGTGTGGATGAGTCATGGGGATGAAGCGGTGAAGTTGCCGGAGGGGTTCGAGGTCGTGGCGAGGAGTAAACAGGGGGCTGTGGCAGGGGTGGAGAATGTGGACAGAAGGTTTTATGGGTTGCAGTATCATCCTGAG GTAACACATTCTCCAGAAGGAATGGAAACTTTGAAATACTTCCTCTTTGATGTATGTGGAGTAACTGCTGGCTGGAAGATGGAAGATGTTCTGGATGaagaattaaaaattattaaggaCACAGTTGGAGTTGAAGATCACGTCATCTGTGCATTATCTGGTGGTGTGGATTCCACGGTAGCAGCTACGCTTGTTCATATGGCAATTGGAGACAGgcttcattgtgtttttgttgacAATGGTTTGTTAAG GTGGAAGGAGAGAGAAAGAGTGATGGAGACCTTCCAAAGGGATCTTCACTTACCCATTACTTGTATTGATGCGACTGAGCAATTTCTTAGCAAGCTAAAAGGTGTTACTGAACctgaaaagaaaaggaaaataatTGGAAGTGAATTCATCAACACCTTTGATTCATTTGCCCATGATTTAGAGCAAAAATTAGGAAAGAAACCTGCTTATTTAGTTCAAGGAACCTTGTATCCAGATGTGATTGAATCGTGTCCTCCCCCCGGAAGTGGAAGGACCCACTCCCACACCATCAAAAGCCATCATAATGTCGGAGGACTCCCTAAGGACATGAAATTGAAGCTAATTGAGCCGCTTAAACTTCTGTTCAAGGATGAG GTTCGTAAATTAGGAAAGATAATGGGGGTACCTGAAGCCTTCTTGAAGCGTCACCCATTCCCTGGACCTGGCCTTGCTGTGCGAGTCCCTGGCGATGTTACTTTGGAGAACCGGTTGGATATCCTTCGCAAG GCCGATGATATTTTCATTCAAGCAATCCGAGATGCTGGGATTTACGACTCCATATGGCAAGCATTTGCTGTGTTCATGCCAGTATTAACTGTTGGAGTTCAAGGGGATCAGAGAACCCATAGCTATGCCATTACACTAAGAGCGGTCACAAGCCAAGATGGAATGACGGCAGATTG GTACTACTTTGATCACAAGTTTCTTGCCGAGCTTTCCACTAGGATTTGCAACGAAGTCCCTGGAGTAAACAGAGTTCTTCTCGACATTACATCGAAGCCTCCATCAACTATTGAGTGGGAGTGA